The bacterium region GGTAGGGATGACCGCAAATACAGCGGTACCAACATAGAGAGTGAGTTGAGTAATTACGCCTGGTATGATAAAAACAGCGGAAGCAAGACGTATCCGGTCGGTACGAAGAAGCCGAACGATCTTGGCATCTACGACATGAGCGGAAATGTTTACGAGTGGTGCTGGGACTGGTACGGGAATTACTCCTCTTCCTCCCAGACAAATCCTACAGGCCCTTCGACAGGCTCCGCCCGCGTGGAGCGGGGCGGCTGCTGGGGCTTCGGCGCCAGCCACTGCCGGTCAGCCCTTCGCAGCGGCACCACCCCGTCGGGCAGCACCACCGGTGTTGGATTCCGTCTTGCCAGGAATGGAGTTGAGTAGTCAAAAGCATACATGCTTAGGGTGGAGTTTTTAATACCCCACACCAACATCCTCCCAAATATCCGGATCCTCAGCGGGCGGATTCACAAGGGATAGTATTATAGCCATCCACTTTTGAAAGTACATGTTTGCCCTGATTCGAATTTAATCTCAAAGTATAATACCTTTTTAGGCTGGTTGTGTGAAGTGT contains the following coding sequences:
- a CDS encoding formylglycine-generating enzyme family protein, whose amino-acid sequence is MGDVWGGGDSDEKPVHSVTLSSFYIDKHEVTQALYHGIMGTNLSYFKGNDLPVEQVTWYNAVEFCNKLSEKAGLQKVYTISGTNVSANFTRNGYRLPTEAEWEYAARSGGRDDRKYSGTNIESELSNYAWYDKNSGSKTYPVGTKKPNDLGIYDMSGNVYEWCWDWYGNYSSSSQTNPTGPSTGSARVERGGCWGFGASHCRSALRSGTTPSGSTTGVGFRLARNGVE